The Beijerinckiaceae bacterium genome has a window encoding:
- a CDS encoding lysine-2,3-aminomutase-like protein has product MKKSSGTLRSAADLIAAGLLPEPKRASIELVSKAYAIALTESVAGLIDAADPDDPIARQFIPDVAELAVQPDERADPIGDMAFTPVEGVVHRYPDRVLLKLLHICPVYCRFCFRRSVVGPNSPAYLAPKALATAIAYIADHSEIWEVILTGGDPLTMSTRRLTDILARLETIDHVKVIRLHTRVPIVDPGKITARLIDCLRSSGKTVYVALHANHPRELSTPARAACARLADAGIPLLSQSVLLAGVNDDIETLTHLMRAFVEARIKPYYLHQLDLAPGTAHFRVPIAKGRDLMRQLRGRVSGVCQPEYVLDIPGGHGKSPIGPNYLTETANGQSYRVVDYSGRSHPYPPKKPVAPARPERMLDTDQAEETRSRC; this is encoded by the coding sequence ATGAAGAAATCTTCGGGAACCCTACGGAGTGCCGCCGATCTTATCGCCGCGGGCCTCCTCCCCGAGCCAAAGAGGGCATCGATCGAGCTTGTTTCAAAAGCCTATGCCATTGCTCTCACGGAATCCGTCGCGGGCCTGATCGATGCCGCCGATCCCGATGATCCGATCGCCCGTCAGTTTATTCCGGATGTGGCCGAACTCGCCGTGCAGCCGGACGAAAGGGCCGATCCGATTGGCGACATGGCCTTCACACCGGTCGAAGGGGTTGTCCACCGCTACCCGGACCGCGTTCTCCTAAAATTGCTGCATATCTGTCCGGTCTACTGCCGGTTTTGCTTCCGCCGCTCGGTCGTCGGACCGAATAGCCCAGCCTATCTTGCTCCGAAGGCGCTCGCGACCGCCATCGCCTATATCGCGGACCATAGCGAGATCTGGGAGGTAATTTTGACCGGCGGCGATCCCTTGACGATGTCAACGCGCCGGCTCACCGATATTTTGGCAAGGCTGGAAACGATCGACCACGTCAAGGTCATCCGCCTGCACACCCGCGTGCCGATTGTCGACCCCGGCAAAATCACCGCCCGGCTTATCGACTGTCTGCGGTCTTCCGGCAAAACAGTCTACGTTGCCTTGCACGCCAATCATCCGAGGGAGCTTTCCACACCCGCGCGGGCAGCCTGCGCGCGGCTGGCGGATGCAGGAATTCCTCTGCTCAGCCAGAGCGTGCTGCTGGCCGGCGTAAATGATGACATTGAGACTCTGACCCATCTCATGCGCGCCTTCGTGGAGGCCAGAATCAAGCCCTATTATCTGCATCAGCTCGATCTTGCGCCGGGAACCGCGCATTTTCGGGTGCCCATCGCGAAAGGACGCGATCTGATGCGGCAATTGCGAGGCCGCGTGTCGGGCGTTTGCCAGCCGGAATATGTGCTTGATATTCCCGGCGGTCACGGCAAGTCCCCGATTGGCCCGAATTATCTGACGGAAACCGCAAACGGGCAGAGCTACCGCGTCGTCGATTACAGCGGCCGCTCTCACCCTTATCCGCCCAAAAAGCCGGTTGCACCGGCGCGTCCCGAGCGGATGCTTGATACCGATCAAGCCGAGGAAACCAGATCCCGTTGTTAA
- a CDS encoding DUF3772 domain-containing protein encodes MRQIEQSLEAPNLTDVDLQSLRQQIDPISADLSGALDRLGPLLESIKTQLDQLGPKPDDQAPPESPAVTAARADHQKLYNDTDELLKRGRLLAVQADQTSANITARRRALFTRSLFARAMSIANPTLWTNVGREAPVDAAAAKAIFGEWVAGLNKRLDGYRTLVLLGVPALIVLLCLPLLWLSRRVLVRDPEVVGPSQFHKILGAWWVALVIAVPAVAIVFVIGLIFQAFALSNAQLQPFVQEVGTSIIRIAVAIGIARGLLAPNRPNWRLPKAPDDVAAGIVRAAIALAFIVSMTSLFESLNEILGASLPLAVAMRGSTAIIAALVLGIELWRWGSAISADDCLGPQVASQRDWFGLLRVAIWAVAVVIVISVLIGYAAFASFLVDQLFWVGAVGCILYMSIILVDEAIGRGLTPTTRLGQRLVTSIGLQRNSLELVGVLVAGIVRLALFVVATALVLAPWGLQSSDVPIDLRAAFFGFKVGDITISPVSIIIAIGIFAGAFAIFHAVLQWMDSKLLPRLKFDLGLRNSIRTSLGYVGFMVATGLALSYLGLNFEKLAIVAGALSVGIGFGLQSIVNNFVSGLILLWERAVRVGDWIVVGTDQGFVRRINVRSTEIETFDRSQVIIPNSSLVTGVVKNLVRNDRTGRLVIPLTVAGCADPEKVREVLVAVAKAHEFVLKIPAPQVLFAAMSASALNFELTAFVSDVETMFRVRSDLHFAIFKRFKEEKFLDTPGPEATKIEIAGFEQLGSFLKPIGSMADKRGAA; translated from the coding sequence TTGCGACAAATCGAACAAAGCCTCGAAGCCCCGAATCTGACGGACGTCGACCTCCAGTCCTTGCGCCAGCAGATCGATCCGATTTCGGCCGACCTCAGCGGGGCGCTCGACCGCCTGGGGCCCCTGCTCGAGAGCATCAAGACCCAGCTCGATCAGCTCGGCCCCAAACCGGACGACCAAGCGCCGCCCGAAAGCCCGGCGGTCACGGCCGCACGAGCTGACCATCAAAAGCTCTATAATGACACCGATGAACTGTTGAAACGCGGCCGCCTTCTCGCGGTACAGGCCGATCAGACCAGCGCCAACATTACCGCGCGGCGCCGCGCTCTATTTACCCGCTCCCTTTTCGCGCGGGCCATGAGCATCGCCAATCCGACCCTTTGGACCAATGTCGGGCGCGAAGCCCCCGTGGACGCCGCGGCCGCGAAAGCAATCTTCGGCGAATGGGTCGCCGGCCTCAACAAACGCCTCGATGGGTATCGGACGCTGGTCTTGTTAGGCGTCCCCGCCCTGATCGTTTTGCTGTGTCTGCCGCTCCTGTGGCTCTCGCGGCGCGTCCTCGTCCGCGACCCCGAAGTGGTGGGACCAAGCCAGTTTCACAAAATTCTCGGCGCGTGGTGGGTTGCTTTGGTCATCGCGGTTCCCGCTGTCGCGATCGTTTTCGTCATCGGCCTGATTTTCCAGGCCTTTGCCCTTTCCAATGCGCAGTTGCAACCATTCGTCCAGGAGGTCGGGACATCGATCATTCGGATTGCCGTGGCCATTGGAATAGCGCGCGGCCTTTTGGCCCCCAACCGGCCCAATTGGCGACTCCCGAAGGCCCCGGATGATGTCGCGGCGGGCATTGTTCGCGCGGCGATCGCACTTGCGTTCATTGTCTCGATGACGAGCCTGTTTGAAAGTCTCAATGAAATCCTCGGCGCTTCCTTGCCGTTGGCCGTCGCGATGCGTGGGTCCACCGCGATCATCGCGGCGCTGGTTCTCGGCATCGAGTTATGGCGATGGGGCAGTGCCATCAGTGCCGACGATTGTCTTGGCCCGCAGGTCGCCAGTCAGCGCGACTGGTTCGGACTCCTGCGCGTCGCGATCTGGGCGGTCGCCGTCGTCATCGTCATCTCGGTTCTGATCGGCTATGCCGCTTTTGCGAGCTTCCTGGTCGATCAATTGTTTTGGGTCGGTGCCGTCGGCTGCATATTGTACATGTCGATCATATTGGTCGACGAAGCGATCGGTCGCGGCCTAACCCCGACCACGCGCCTGGGCCAGCGGCTCGTCACCAGCATCGGCCTCCAACGGAACTCGCTGGAACTTGTCGGCGTGCTGGTCGCGGGCATTGTGCGGCTGGCGCTTTTCGTCGTCGCCACGGCCCTGGTTTTGGCGCCTTGGGGCTTGCAATCCAGCGATGTCCCGATTGATCTTCGCGCCGCCTTCTTTGGCTTCAAGGTGGGCGACATCACGATTTCTCCGGTCAGCATCATCATCGCCATTGGCATTTTTGCGGGCGCCTTCGCGATTTTTCATGCGGTGCTGCAATGGATGGATTCCAAGCTGCTGCCGCGTTTAAAGTTCGACCTTGGCCTCCGCAATTCGATCCGGACGAGTCTCGGCTATGTCGGCTTCATGGTCGCCACCGGCCTGGCGCTGAGCTATCTGGGCCTCAATTTCGAAAAACTCGCCATTGTCGCGGGTGCCTTGTCGGTCGGTATCGGTTTTGGCCTTCAATCGATCGTCAATAATTTCGTATCGGGTCTTATTCTTTTGTGGGAACGCGCCGTGCGGGTCGGCGACTGGATCGTCGTTGGCACCGACCAAGGTTTTGTCCGCCGGATCAATGTCCGTTCAACGGAGATCGAGACTTTCGACCGTTCGCAAGTCATCATACCGAATTCGAGCCTTGTAACCGGGGTCGTCAAAAACCTTGTGCGCAATGACCGGACCGGAAGGCTCGTGATTCCGCTGACCGTTGCTGGCTGCGCGGATCCGGAAAAAGTTCGCGAGGTTCTTGTCGCGGTCGCGAAGGCGCATGAGTTCGTGTTGAAGATTCCCGCCCCGCAAGTGCTGTTCGCGGCCATGTCGGCGAGTGCGCTCAATTTCGAACTCACCGCCTTCGTCAGCGATGTGGAAACCATGTTCCGGGTCCGAAGCGATCTGCATTTCGCGATTTTCAAACGGTTCAAGGAAGAGAAATTCCTGGACACGCCGGGACCGGAGGCCACCAAAATCGAGATTGCCGGCTTCGAGCAATTGGGAAGCTTCTTGAAGCCGATTGGATCGATGGCGGATAAACGCGGCGCCGCATAG
- the cysE gene encoding serine O-acetyltransferase, which translates to MSVVTHLDQYQASKASLDPSAALWARLRQEAEDAFSSEPVMAPLFVNSILNRSSFEDAVSHRISIRLGNEIVPAYLIHDVFAQALANDPAIGEAFRFDIMAVLDRDPACERLIEPFLFFKGFHAIQTHRLAHWLWTNNRTDFALYLQSRSSDVFQTDINPAAQFGRGIFLDHATGLVVGATSVIDDNVSILQNVTLGGTGNERGDRHPKVRSGVMIGAGAKILGNIEIGACSRIAAGSVVLHSVPPNTTMAGVPARAVGSAGCAEPARTMNQILSQLAYDSFTYTI; encoded by the coding sequence ATGTCAGTGGTCACCCATCTCGATCAATACCAAGCTTCAAAAGCTTCGTTGGACCCTTCCGCGGCGCTTTGGGCGCGGCTCCGCCAGGAGGCCGAAGACGCCTTTTCGAGCGAACCGGTCATGGCGCCGCTTTTTGTCAATTCGATCTTGAACCGTTCGAGCTTCGAGGACGCGGTCTCCCACCGGATTTCAATACGGCTCGGCAATGAGATCGTCCCGGCCTATTTAATTCATGACGTGTTTGCTCAAGCGCTCGCCAACGACCCGGCCATAGGCGAAGCCTTCCGGTTTGATATTATGGCCGTTCTTGATCGGGATCCGGCGTGTGAGCGGCTGATCGAGCCATTCCTTTTCTTCAAAGGGTTTCATGCCATTCAAACGCACCGCCTCGCACATTGGCTATGGACCAATAACCGCACTGACTTTGCACTTTATTTGCAAAGCCGTTCGTCGGACGTGTTTCAAACCGACATCAATCCGGCGGCTCAATTCGGCAGGGGCATCTTCCTCGATCATGCCACGGGGCTTGTCGTCGGCGCGACCAGCGTCATCGACGACAATGTTTCGATCCTGCAGAATGTGACGCTTGGAGGCACCGGCAATGAAAGAGGCGACCGGCACCCGAAGGTGAGGAGCGGGGTGATGATCGGCGCCGGCGCGAAAATTCTCGGCAATATTGAAATCGGCGCTTGCTCGCGGATTGCCGCGGGCTCCGTTGTCCTGCATTCGGTGCCGCCCAACACGACGATGGCGGGAGTTCCGGCCCGCGCGGTGGGAAGCGCCGGTTGCGCCGAACCCGCCCGCACCATGAATCAAATCCTAAGCCAACTCGCTTATGATTCCTTCACTTACACGATCTGA
- a CDS encoding EF-P lysine aminoacylase GenX, whose amino-acid sequence MSKLPPEPSPWWHPHVHRDRRPFLKSRAKMVEAARGFFNSEHFLEVDPAILQVSPGNQTHISAFGTEFVDASGAATKLYLHASPEFAAKKLLAAGEERIFSFAHVFRNRERGRLHHPEFTMLEWYRAGEPYQRLIEDCAGLLARTVAAAGSRDLRFGGHIADPFEEPEILTVAEAFDQYAGIDLIATLSGSEADRNALATGARAHGIRTTEDDSWSDVFSKILSEKIEPNLGHGRPTILMDYPASEAALARLQEDRRFAERFELYACGVELANGFGELTDAAEQRRRFEVEMAERRRIYGEAYPIDEDFLQALTIMPAASGIALGFDRLVMLATGAAHIEQVIWTPVAQGALPK is encoded by the coding sequence ATGAGCAAGCTCCCGCCCGAACCCTCGCCCTGGTGGCACCCTCATGTTCACCGGGACCGGCGTCCCTTTCTGAAAAGCCGTGCCAAGATGGTCGAGGCCGCGCGCGGATTCTTCAACTCCGAGCACTTCTTGGAGGTCGATCCGGCGATTCTTCAGGTTTCGCCCGGGAACCAAACCCATATCAGCGCCTTCGGCACCGAATTCGTCGATGCAAGCGGTGCCGCAACCAAGCTCTACCTCCATGCCTCGCCCGAATTCGCGGCCAAGAAATTGCTGGCCGCCGGCGAGGAGCGGATTTTCAGCTTCGCGCATGTTTTCAGGAACCGCGAGAGGGGCCGGCTTCACCATCCGGAATTCACCATGCTCGAATGGTATCGTGCGGGCGAGCCCTACCAGAGACTGATCGAGGATTGTGCCGGGCTTCTTGCACGCACCGTTGCCGCCGCCGGCAGTCGCGACCTGCGCTTTGGCGGTCATATCGCCGATCCCTTCGAGGAACCGGAAATTCTGACGGTCGCGGAGGCCTTCGACCAATATGCGGGAATCGATCTTATTGCCACGCTCTCCGGATCCGAAGCCGACCGCAATGCCCTGGCCACAGGGGCGCGGGCCCATGGAATCCGAACCACCGAAGACGACAGTTGGTCGGATGTCTTCAGCAAAATTCTGTCCGAGAAGATCGAGCCGAATCTCGGCCATGGCCGCCCGACGATCCTCATGGATTATCCGGCAAGCGAGGCGGCCCTCGCGAGATTGCAGGAGGACCGGCGGTTCGCAGAAAGATTTGAGCTTTATGCCTGCGGCGTCGAACTCGCCAACGGGTTCGGGGAACTGACAGACGCCGCCGAACAACGCCGACGTTTCGAGGTCGAAATGGCTGAACGGCGCAGGATTTATGGCGAAGCCTATCCGATCGACGAAGATTTTCTGCAAGCGCTGACGATCATGCCGGCTGCAAGCGGGATTGCGCTCGGGTTCGACAGGCTGGTCATGCTCGCCACCGGCGCTGCCCACATTGAACAGGTGATATGGACCCCAGTCGCGCAGGGCGCCCTGCCGAAATGA